In one Nodosilinea sp. FACHB-141 genomic region, the following are encoded:
- a CDS encoding NAD(P)H-dependent oxidoreductase: MFIVDTALKARQEAGNPVRVGMIGAGFMGRGVANQMLNSVPGMELVAISNRNVDTAKRAYQEAGVEDINVVSTVADLENSIAAGGYAVTDDPMLLCRAEGIDALIEVTGAVEFGAHVVMEAIAHKKHVVLMNAELDGTIGPILKTYADKAGVILSACDGDQPGVEMNLYRFVKSIGLTPLVCGNIKGLQDPYRNPTTQKGFAEQWGQNVNMVTSFADGTKVSFEQAIVANATGMTVAKRGMLGHDFRLHQDELVKQYDLNYTGHIDDLTKLYDVDQLKELGGIVDYVVAVKPGPGVYVFGTHDDPKQRHYLNLYKLGEGPLYSFYTPYHLCHFEVPLSVARVVLFGDAVMTPIAGQKVDVVTTAKIDLKAGETIDCIGGFMTYGECETAEITAAENLLPVGLAEGCKLKRDVAKDQALTYDDVELPPGRLCDKLRAEQNAMFAPQKSLAGVA; this comes from the coding sequence ATGTTTATTGTTGATACGGCGCTAAAAGCTAGACAGGAAGCCGGTAATCCGGTTCGAGTGGGGATGATCGGCGCGGGGTTTATGGGGCGTGGGGTCGCTAACCAAATGCTCAACTCTGTGCCGGGTATGGAGTTGGTAGCGATCTCAAATCGCAACGTAGATACTGCTAAGCGGGCTTACCAAGAAGCAGGTGTCGAGGACATTAACGTCGTCTCCACTGTAGCTGACTTGGAAAACAGCATTGCAGCAGGCGGCTATGCCGTTACTGATGACCCGATGCTGTTGTGTCGAGCAGAGGGAATTGATGCTCTGATTGAAGTCACTGGTGCCGTAGAGTTTGGTGCCCATGTGGTGATGGAGGCGATCGCCCACAAGAAGCACGTCGTGCTCATGAACGCCGAGCTAGATGGCACCATTGGCCCTATTCTCAAAACCTACGCCGATAAAGCTGGGGTGATTTTGTCAGCCTGCGATGGCGACCAGCCTGGCGTTGAGATGAACCTCTACCGCTTTGTTAAGAGCATCGGCCTTACTCCGCTGGTGTGCGGCAATATCAAGGGCCTACAAGACCCCTACCGCAACCCCACTACTCAAAAGGGGTTTGCCGAACAGTGGGGGCAGAATGTAAATATGGTAACCAGTTTTGCCGATGGCACCAAAGTCTCTTTTGAGCAAGCTATCGTTGCTAACGCCACCGGTATGACCGTCGCCAAACGCGGTATGTTGGGCCACGATTTCAGGCTGCACCAGGATGAGTTGGTCAAGCAGTACGATCTCAACTACACCGGTCATATTGACGACCTAACTAAGCTGTACGATGTCGACCAGCTCAAGGAACTGGGCGGCATCGTCGACTATGTCGTAGCGGTAAAGCCTGGCCCTGGAGTCTATGTATTTGGCACCCACGACGATCCCAAGCAGCGCCATTATCTGAACCTATACAAGCTGGGTGAGGGGCCTCTATACAGCTTCTACACCCCCTATCACCTGTGCCACTTTGAAGTGCCACTGTCGGTTGCCCGCGTTGTGTTGTTTGGTGACGCCGTTATGACCCCCATTGCTGGCCAGAAGGTTGATGTGGTGACCACCGCCAAAATCGACCTAAAAGCTGGTGAGACCATTGACTGCATTGGCGGCTTTATGACCTACGGCGAGTGCGAAACCGCTGAAATTACGGCGGCGGAAAACTTGCTTCCAGTGGGTCTAGCTGAGGGCTGTAAGCTAAAGCGGGATGTCGCTAAGGATCAGGCGTTAACCTACGACGATGTCGAGCTGCCCCCCGGGCGTCTGTGCGATAAGCTGCGGGCTGAACAAAACGCTATGTTTGCTCCGCAAAAATCCCTTGCCGGGGTAGCGTAG
- the rfbC gene encoding dTDP-4-dehydrorhamnose 3,5-epimerase — protein sequence MIFEATNLKDAFVIDLEIRSDDRGGFARTFCAKEFEEHGLKPMVAQCNMSFNYKKGTLRGMHYQLAPAAETKLVRCTRGAIYDVIIDIRPDSPTYMQHFGIELTADNRKALYVPELFAHGYQALTDDAEVIYQVGEFYSPGYEQGIRYDDPTFGIKWPIPVTVISEKDGQWPPFKG from the coding sequence ATGATTTTTGAAGCAACTAATCTCAAAGATGCTTTTGTCATCGATCTCGAAATTCGCAGCGACGACCGAGGCGGCTTTGCTCGTACCTTTTGTGCCAAAGAATTTGAAGAGCATGGGTTAAAGCCCATGGTTGCGCAGTGCAACATGTCCTTCAACTACAAGAAGGGTACTCTGCGGGGCATGCATTATCAGCTTGCCCCGGCAGCCGAAACTAAGCTGGTACGCTGCACCCGCGGCGCTATCTACGATGTCATCATCGATATTCGCCCCGATTCTCCGACGTACATGCAGCACTTTGGCATTGAGCTAACCGCTGACAACCGTAAGGCGCTCTATGTACCTGAGCTGTTTGCCCACGGCTACCAAGCATTGACCGACGATGCTGAAGTGATCTACCAGGTAGGTGAATTTTACTCCCCTGGTTATGAGCAGGGTATTCGTTATGATGACCCCACGTTTGGCATTAAGTGGCCAATTCCTGTGACGGTTATTTCTGAAAAAGATGGTCAGTGGCCTCCCTTTAAAGGCTAG
- a CDS encoding NAD(P)-dependent oxidoreductase, producing the protein MKVLVTGTEGYLGCLLAPLLLQKGHDVIGVDTGFYKAGWLYNGINSSAKTLNKDIRNIEAADLEGVEAIVHMAELSNDPLGKLAPNITYDINHKGSVRLAELAKAAGVRRFVYMSSCSVYGVAEGDDYVTEESEVNPQTAYAKCKTLVEQDLKPMADDDFSPTFMRNATAYGASPRMRFDIVLNNLSGLAWTTKEIRMTSDGTPWRPLVHGLDIAKSIICALEAPRDIVHNQVFNVGDTNHNYQVREIATIVAETFPECQLSFGKPDTDNRSYRVSFDKINSVLPGFKCDWDARRGAEQLLKVFQQIDMTEEMFTSRGFTRLKQLEYLIRTQQIDKDFFWS; encoded by the coding sequence ATGAAAGTATTAGTTACTGGTACAGAAGGCTATCTTGGCTGTTTGCTGGCACCGTTACTCCTGCAAAAAGGCCATGACGTGATTGGCGTTGATACCGGCTTTTATAAAGCAGGCTGGCTATACAACGGCATTAACTCGTCAGCTAAAACCCTAAACAAAGATATTCGCAACATTGAAGCTGCCGATCTTGAGGGTGTAGAAGCCATTGTTCACATGGCTGAACTATCTAACGATCCCTTAGGTAAGCTCGCCCCTAATATCACCTATGACATCAACCATAAAGGGTCTGTGCGCCTAGCAGAATTGGCTAAGGCCGCTGGGGTGCGTCGATTTGTCTATATGTCATCCTGTAGCGTTTACGGGGTTGCTGAAGGCGATGACTACGTTACCGAGGAGTCTGAGGTCAACCCTCAAACCGCCTACGCTAAATGCAAAACCCTTGTAGAGCAAGATCTGAAGCCCATGGCGGACGACGACTTCTCTCCCACCTTCATGCGTAATGCCACTGCTTATGGGGCATCTCCCCGCATGCGCTTTGACATTGTGCTCAACAACCTCTCAGGGTTGGCTTGGACAACCAAAGAGATTCGCATGACCAGCGATGGTACTCCCTGGCGTCCTTTAGTGCACGGTTTAGATATTGCTAAGTCAATTATCTGTGCCCTCGAAGCTCCCCGCGATATTGTCCACAATCAGGTCTTTAACGTCGGCGACACCAACCACAACTACCAGGTGCGCGAAATTGCAACGATTGTTGCAGAAACTTTCCCTGAATGTCAGCTGAGCTTTGGCAAGCCAGACACGGACAATCGCAGCTATCGCGTATCCTTCGACAAGATCAATAGCGTGCTTCCTGGGTTTAAGTGCGACTGGGATGCCAGACGTGGTGCAGAGCAACTTTTGAAGGTGTTCCAGCAAATCGATATGACCGAAGAGATGTTTACCTCTCGCGGCTTTACCCGTCTCAAGCAGCTGGAGTATCTCATTCGCACCCAGCAAATTGATAAAGATTTCTTCTGGAGCTAG
- the lhgO gene encoding L-2-hydroxyglutarate oxidase, which translates to MSNTYDYAIVGGGIVGLATAMKLSQMLPSAKITVIEKESSWAYHQTGNNSGVIHSGIYYKPGSFKAKFSRAGCQSMVDFCRQHDIPYDVCGKVIVATQEKELPLLENLFQRGLQNEIPVTKITPEQVKEIEPYVNCIAAVKVDSTGIVNYKAVCQKYIEIIQEADNDLRLNTKVLGISLEPQNVVLETNKGTIKAKFLINCAGLFSDRVAQMANLKPSAKIVPFRGEYYELVPEKRHMVNTLIYPVPNPSFPFLGVHFTKMIDGSVHAGPNAVLSLKREGYKKTDFDLKDFAEVMAYPGFWKLASKHADEGVREIVRSFSKAAFVKSLQRLIPEVRSEDVVPTHAGVRAQALMNNGSLVDDFLIVNGERSIHVLNAPSPAATSSLEIGKEVASQVVNATAPTSVAL; encoded by the coding sequence ATGTCCAATACCTACGACTACGCTATTGTTGGCGGTGGCATTGTGGGCTTGGCTACAGCCATGAAGCTGAGCCAAATGCTCCCCAGCGCCAAAATTACCGTCATCGAAAAAGAGTCCTCCTGGGCTTATCATCAAACAGGTAACAACAGCGGAGTTATTCACTCCGGCATCTACTACAAGCCCGGCAGCTTCAAAGCAAAATTTAGCCGAGCCGGTTGTCAATCAATGGTAGACTTTTGTCGCCAGCATGACATTCCCTATGACGTCTGTGGCAAAGTCATTGTCGCGACCCAAGAGAAAGAACTACCCCTCCTAGAGAATCTCTTTCAGCGTGGTCTTCAAAACGAGATTCCCGTTACCAAGATTACGCCAGAGCAAGTCAAGGAGATCGAACCCTACGTTAACTGTATTGCCGCTGTTAAGGTAGACTCAACCGGCATCGTTAATTACAAAGCCGTCTGTCAAAAGTACATTGAGATTATTCAAGAGGCGGACAACGACCTCCGTTTGAATACCAAGGTACTAGGCATCTCCTTAGAACCACAAAATGTAGTTCTAGAGACTAACAAAGGCACCATAAAAGCGAAGTTTTTGATCAACTGCGCTGGGCTATTTTCGGATAGAGTAGCCCAGATGGCTAACCTCAAGCCCTCGGCAAAGATCGTGCCTTTTCGCGGTGAGTACTACGAGCTAGTGCCCGAGAAGAGACACATGGTTAATACTCTGATCTATCCGGTACCCAATCCCAGCTTCCCCTTCCTTGGGGTGCACTTTACCAAAATGATCGATGGTAGCGTGCATGCTGGTCCCAACGCAGTCTTAAGTTTGAAGCGGGAAGGCTACAAAAAGACTGATTTCGACCTGAAAGACTTTGCTGAAGTGATGGCTTATCCAGGCTTCTGGAAGCTAGCCTCCAAGCATGCAGATGAAGGTGTCCGCGAGATCGTTCGTTCCTTCAGTAAAGCGGCCTTCGTTAAAAGCTTACAACGCCTCATTCCAGAGGTTCGTAGTGAAGACGTTGTCCCCACCCATGCTGGGGTACGGGCTCAAGCGCTAATGAATAACGGCAGCTTGGTTGATGACTTCCTCATCGTTAACGGAGAGCGGTCAATTCATGTCTTAAACGCGCCGTCTCCGGCAGCCACGTCATCTCTGGAAATTGGTAAAGAGGTTGCCTCCCAAGTGGTTAATGCCACTGCTCCAACCTCCGTCGCACTCTAA